The Branchiostoma floridae strain S238N-H82 chromosome 7, Bfl_VNyyK, whole genome shotgun sequence region agtgtacgaggggcgtgcaataagtaatggtcctgacccacttccagttgtctgatctaaatgaaattttgtatgtgtaataattcatatctctatgggttatgttgcaaaagacagctctgaactaattgtggtttctgatctactggtgtttgaacttagtcaggtgcgaaatggaccaggtgtgaaatggaaccagttgagtgtcgcgcagtgatccggtttttgtatttgaaaggacgcacaccaaagaagacttttgatgaaataaatgaaacttatggtgatgatgccccataatatgaccttgtaaaacgctggcatcctgaattcaaacgtggctggaagtctgtggaaacagctcccagacctggtcgtccctcttgtgccattgatgaggcatcagttggaggaccaacctggggtgtcctacaaaatcggtgtccagaggtGCATCAAACGATgagagaaatgcataactctgggtgattcctatgaagagaaagactaataactgtgccaagtttcattaatctcctgctatgggaaatgggtcaggaccattactaattgcacgcccctcgtacatctATTTTTCATGTCAGGTCTCAAATTTAAGGGCTTCTCATAGTCGTTATAAGTCGATACAACGAGTCTACGACAGCAGACTGGGGGCATTCTTGCGGACAATCGTACAAAACTCAGCTGTCTTGTGACAGAAGTAGCCTGTCGCAGATCCCTGTCGACGGTGCAGTTTTCCGTTTCATAAACGGTCCTTTCCATATAACTAACCAGTTTCACCGGTATCGTAGCGTTTCATGACTTTTTGcaacaagaagaaaataaaagtcTGAATATGGACCAACTTTTTAATCACAAATATACGGCAGTATTGTGTGGATGGTTAAAAAAAGTATTGAAAAGGGAAGTACATCACTTTGGgttaaaacttcaaaatcaaagAGCTCGAGTCTAAACCCAAATCTTTAATCGAGTACAATTTGGATTACATAGAATTGCTAATTGCTACAATTGCTAGATATACTTATTGGAACGGAGCGGTCATTATTTTAACATACCAGCAGTAATGATAATATATGCCAATGAACCATAGATGAATTAAGCATAGCTAGAAAGGCGTTAGTTGCAAGTAATACGGGATGTTTACCGTCACATggtctagccaaacacaccacCGCTCTGTTTATTCTAACACAAACACAGGCACATACATTGTGACCAGCatctccagctctgtcctacaacttgctacattatgtgatCCCACCACCACGGGGTGTATGGGTTTGTATCTAGatatagtcaacactagtattccaGTTGTCCCTTTGTATAACaatatttatcacagttcattATTGATGATATtcatcacagttcattgttacattcATATTCCCTATCTTGTTTGTACCAAGTACtggcaattagcctacgggcatgaacttgcaaataaaactttcctTGTATTCACAACTTCTACAATCTTATCCAGGAGATTACATCTGATGAACACTGAAAGAAGCTCATTTCATAATCAAAACCTTCAAATGGCTgttggaaaaagaaaattcagAAACGACCAAATGCTCGTCGAGAGTCAGCGCCAGTCCCGTTGGACTGAACAGTCCGTGATCTTCGTGTGTCAGCACGTGCCTGATAAACATGCCGTCCCGACTGAACACGGAAACGCGATCGTTCCAATAGTCAGCCACGATGATGTTGTCTTCGCCGTCCGTGATGACGGAACAGGGGTAATGCAGCTGACCAGGTCCGTAGCCACGTGACCCGCACGTGAACAGATGACGGCCGGCCATGTCAAATATCTTCACGTTGTGGTTGTCAAAGTCACTGACGATGATTTGGTCGCTGCTGTTCACGGTCACACGGAGGAAGGAACCAAACTTTTGctaaccttgacctttgtccccGAACTTCATAATGACGTCACCACTGGAACTGAGTACGCAAACTTGGTGCCCAATAGTGACGATGATGCGTCCCAAACCGTCAACAGCGACGCCTTTCGTAGTTTTACGTTTCTTTGCAGCCCCTGTCACCTGGATGACACGTAACTCCTTCCCTTCTTTGTCCAGTACGTGAATCCTGTGTTCGTCTCCTGTCACCAACAGCTCACCGTTTGTCAGTGCCGCCACACATTTTGGCTTGAACTCCAGATCGACTTTCCCCTTGAAAGACCCATCTTTGTCCAGAAATTGCAGACGTCACGGTCAGCAACAACAATGTCTCCCTCCGCGGTGACGGCAAGCGAAGTCGGAACCTTGAACTGTCCATCTCCACTGCCCCACTTCCCGACCGTTTTGACCAGTTTGAAACTGCCATCGCCATTCCCGATCACCGCGTTCGGTCGCACCTGCGTGGAAGCTCGGTTGAATTGCAGGTCTTGAATTTTGTGGGGCTTGGTCGCTTTCAACCGACGGTGGATGTAATAACATGCCTGACAGAGACATTCGGTGCAGTCCTCACAGTAAAACTCGGCCAAGTTCATATCCTTACAAACCGTACAAGGGACTCCATCCTTTACTTGGAAATACTTCAACTGGCCAGTATAAAAAGAAGATTCAGAAACGACCAGGTATAAAAAGAAGATTCAGAAACGACCAGACGCCCGTCGTGAGTCATCGCCAGTCCTTGTGGACGGTTCAGTCCGTGTTCCTCCCGTGTCAGCGCGTGCCCAATAAACGTGCCGTCCTTATTAAACACGGAAACACGATCGTTCCAACTGTCAGCCACGATGATGTTGTCCTCGCTGTCCGTGATGACGGAACAGGGGTAGTGCAGCTGGCCAGGTCCCGAGCCATGTGACCCGAGCGTGTAGAGACGACGACCGATGACGTCAAATATCTCAATCTTGTGATTTCCCCAATCAAGGACGATGATTTCCTTGCTGCTGTTGACGGTCACGTAGAGAAAGGGACCCAGCTGttgctgaccttgacctttgtccccGAACTTCAGAAAGACGTCACCACTGGGACTGAGTACGAAAACCTGGTGCCCGATTGTGACAATGATACCCCCCCAAACCATCAGCAGCGACTCCCTTAGTAGTTTCACTTGTCTCTGCAGCCCCTGTCACCTGGATGATACGTGACTCCCTCCCCTGTTTGTCTAGTACGTGAATCCTGTGTCTGTCTCCTGTCACCAACGGCTCACCGTTTGTCAGTGCCGCCACGCACCACGGCCTGAACCCCAGATCGACCTTCTTCTTGAAGGAGCCATCTTTGTCCAGAAATTGCAGGCTATTGCTGTCATGGTCAGTCACTATGATTTCTCCCTCCGCGGTGACAGCCAGCAAGGCTGGAGCATTGAATGTTCCGTAGACGTCTCCATCGCCCCCTTCCCCAACGGCTTTGACGGGTATTAGACTTGCTCCACCAAGCAGTACTTCCGGTCGTACCTGCGTGATTTGAGGTGAGCGCAAATATGTTCTCACCTGGCCGTCGTCCGTAGCAACTTGTCTGGATTGCAGGTCTTGAATTGATACAACTTTGTGTGCCGTAGTTGCTTTGAATTGACAGTGAACATCGTTACACGTCTGACACATGTATTCGGTACATTCCGTACAGTAAAACTGAGCCAAGTTGCCGAATCCACAAACCGTACAGGGAACTCCGTCCTCTCTTGCATCAGCATTTTGCCCTTGCAGCTGTTGTTGTGGCTGTTGTTCCAGAATGTTGCCTCTTTCCCCAACGATAAAGTTGGACTCCAGCCCATCAACGCCATTTTCTGGGAGGGGCACGTCATGTCGGCATGTTGGACAGTCCAGTTTCCCTGCCGGCTCTGTGGCCAGGAGCTTCTCCAGACACGGCTggcagaaggtgtgaagacacggcaGCATTTTAGGCTGTTTGAAGTCCTCCAAACACACCTGGCAGACGTGAGATTTGTCGGTTACCTGGCTAACTGCGTTGGACGCCATTTTTACCAAGTACTAAATGAGGACT contains the following coding sequences:
- the LOC118419218 gene encoding tripartite motif-containing protein 3-like; its protein translation is MASNAVSQVTDKSHVCQVCLEDFKQPKMLPCLHTFCQPCLEKLLATEPAGKLDCPTCRHDVPLPENGVDGLESNFIVGERGNILEQQPQQQLQGQNADAREDGVPCTVCGFGNLAQFYCTECTEYMCQTCNDVHCQFKATTAHKVVSIQDLQSRQVATDDGQVRTYLRSPQITQVRPEVLLGGASLIPVKAVGEGGDGDVYGTFNAPALLAVTAEGEIIVTDHDSNSLQFLDKDGSFKKKVDLGFRPWCVAALTNGEPLVTGDRHRIHVLDKQGRESRIIQFGDKGQGQQQLGPFLYVTVNSSKEIIVLDWGNHKIEIFDVIGRRLYTLGSHGSGPGQLHYPCSVITDSEDNIIVADSWNDRVSVFNKDGTFIGHALTREEHGLNRPQGLAMTHDGRLVRPNAVIGNGDGSFKLVKTVGKWGSGDGQFKVPTSLAVTAEGDIVVADRDVCNFWTKMGLSRGNSDQIIVSDFDNHNVKIFDMAGRHLFTCGSRGYGPGQLHYPCSVITDGEDNIIVADYWNDRVSVFSRDGMFIRHVLTHEDHGLFSPTGLALTLDEHLGKEQPTKDNETTTPAKVAAKFQDLDKKWAAGGNTDSVLVGYAQLLVEGIVKDNSMLETEAMKSLGDVYLKRGTETLDTRDLTRASALYNKALARCHNVQGTVVLVHRLLHTTKIRQDITIQNIKRSARTQRQHDVRGRKDHVFPSSATPSSDVIDDGTSRLHRRTTGQVSNATQGDGDRFEILH